The Actinobacillus suis ATCC 33415 DNA segment ACCTTCCGGATAAGGAAGATCACTTTTCACTACCATTACATTACGTAATGGAACCGTGAAGATAACCCCTAAAATCCCACCGGAAATACAGATAAGTAAGGTTTGCCAAAACGGGAAGTTTTGCCAATAGCCCATCATTAATAATGCAGGGATAACAAAAATAACAGAAGAAAGCGTACCCGCAGATGATGCTTGAGTTTGTACCATATTGTTTTCAAGAATATTTGAACCCTTGAACATTTTAAGTACAGCCATTGAGATAACCGCAGCAGGAATCGATGATGCAAACGTCATCCCAACTTTCAGTCCTAAATAAACATTAGAAGCGGTAAACACCACTGTGATCAGCGCCCCTAAAATCATGCCCCGTAAGGTTAGCTCACGTAGAGCAGTAGGATTATGCATAAGTCCTCCAATATAAATAAAACAACATATTATAGGAAAACCAACAAATATAGATAATTATTCAGCCTATTTTGCGCGCATTCCAACGATTATTTACACAAATTTGTGATATAGCGCAAAAAATAGAGCCGATTTTATTAAATCGGCTCTAAATGAAAGAATGCGTAATTGCATTAAAATGCAATTTTTGCAAAATTTTATGAAAATTTGACCGCTTGTTATTCTGTATCGGTCACCGGTTTTTTGGCAAAATAGTTATAAGCGACTAATAGTACAAATAATCCAACAATAATAGCGGTAATCATATCTTTATTAAATACTTGTGCCATATAACCTAACACGATACCGACACCACCGAAATCTGCATCCGAGAAGGTGGTATTAGCAAAGCCTAATGAACCGAGAACAGGTAATAAGAACACCGGTAAGAAGGTGATTAATACACCGTGTGCGAATGCACCGATAATCGCACCGCGGCGACCACCGGTTGCATTACCGAACACGCCTGCGGTGGCACCGCAGAAGAAGTGTGGCACTACACCCGGTAAAATCAATACCCAATTTAATTGTCCTAATACGGCTAAACTGATGACCCCACCGGCAAAGCTGGCTAAGAAACCGATTAATACCGCATTCGGTGCATAAGGAAAAACAATCGGGCAGTCCAACGCCGGTTTTGCATCCGGTACCAGTTTTTCAGAGAAGCCGGTAAATGCCGGGACGATCTCCGCTAAAATTAAACGTACCCCTTGTAGAATCACATAGACACCGGCAGCAAAGGTAATTGCTTGAATCGTTGCATACACCAAATAGTGTTGTCCGCCACTGAGGGTTGAAACATATTCGCTACCGGAGGCGATTGCTAATACGTAGTAGATCACCATCATGGTGAGTGAGATTGAAATCGAACTATCACGTAAGAAGCTGAGATTTTTCGGCAAGTCCATTTCTTCGGTAGATTTTGAGCCTTTTCCGACCGCTTGCCCGATTGCACCGGCTAAGACATAACCTAATGTACCGAAGTGACCGAAGCCGACATCATTACTACCGGTTACCTTACGCATATAACGATGTGCAATTGCCGGGAAGAACGCCATAATTAAGCCTAAGGTTAATGCACCGACAAATACCAATTGTACGCCCTCAAAACCGGCTACGGTCAGAATCACGCCAATCATACATGCCATATAAAAAGTGTGGTGACCGGTTAAGAAGATAAATTTCAGACGGGTAAAGCGTGCAACGATAATATTCGCAACCATACCGAACGCCATAATCAGTGCGGTAGCAGTTCCGTATTTTTCGATTGCCATGGATACAATTGCTTCATTATTCGGAATAATACCCTGTACATTAAATGCGTGTTCAAACATACCGCCTAACGGTGTTAATGAACTGAGTAACACGGTTGCACCGCCGCTTAGCACTAAGAAGCCGAGAATTGTTTTTACCGTACCTTTGATAATATCGGGTAACGCTTTTTTCTGAGCGACTAAGCCGACTAAAGCGATTAATCCGACTAAAACGGACGGCACTTTCAATATATCTAAAATGAAAAAGAGAATTGAGTCCATAACTCACCTCACGCACGATTAAAATAAGCGGTTAATTTTTCTTCAAATTCATTCACGCTAATAATATTTTTAACGACAATAATTTTGTCTTCGGCAATGTTACTGCTGCTTGCAATATCTTTCGCCATCACAAATACATCCGCATCAGCCGGCGTCACAGAGGCCAAATCGGTATGTCCGACTTCTGCTTCAACCCCAATTTTGGCTAAGGCTTTTTTGATGTTCATTTCCATCATAAAACTGCTGCCGATACCATGACCACAAACTGCCATAATTTTCATGTTTGCCTCCATTTAAGAAAAATTGTTGATAACTTCGGCGAATTCGAAGTGGGATTGACTATAAAATAGAAAGATTACCCGCTGCAATGAGCAAAAACGAAAAATGTGAACTGGCTAACATTTATTCTGATAAGAAATTGAAAGCTATTGTGTTGTTTTGTTCGAACGAATCCTTTGCAAATTATTTTGAAATAAAAATTTTGGATAAATTTGCATAAAAGATCGTGGCAAGTAAGGCTAAAAATGTTAGAATCTAACGATTTTCAAAATAATTGTTCTCTTTTTCACAACATTTAGGTTTTATATGGCTACTGAGATTAAAAAGAAAACCCCTGAACAGATCGAAGAAAAGGGCGTTAAAAGTAAGGGTGTAAATGGTGCACTATGGTTTGTTGCTATTGCATTACTTGCTGTAGCTGCGATTGGTAATGCGTATTTCGCATCGCATTTTTCATTAGTTGTACGCGTATTATTACTTGTCGTATTAGTGGTAGGCGCTATTGTACTTGCAGCAATGACTAACCAAGGTCAAAAAGCGATTGGCTTTATTACAGAATCTCGCACAGAGCTTAGAAAAATTATTTGGCCAACTCGCCCGGAAGCGACTCAAACTACGTTAATTGTGCTCGCAATGTGTGTAGTGGTGTCATTAGTATTATGGGGTATCGACTCTATTATCGTTACATTGATTACGTTTTTAACAAATTTAAGGTTCTAAGATGAGCGAAGTAGAAAATACAGAAGTAACAAAAATGCGTTGGTATGTATTACAAGCATTTTCAGGTTTTGAAAACCGTGTTGCAGTAACATTGCGTGAATATATCAAATTACACCAAATGGAAGATCAGTTCGGCGAAGTATTAGTGCCGACTGAAGAAGTAGTTGAAAACGTAGGCGGTAAACGTCGCCGTACCGAACGTAAATTCTTCCCTGGTTACGTGTTAGTACAAATGGAAATGAATGACGACACATGGCATTTAGTAAAAAGCGTGCCGCGTGTAATGGGCTTTATCGGCGGTACTGCGGATAAACCGGCACCGATTTCTAAACGTGAAGCGGATCGTATTTTAAATCGTGTTCAAGAAACGGCGGAAAAACCACGTCATCGTAACGAATATCAACCGGGTGAAAACGTTCGCGTAACTGAAGGTCCGTTTGCAGACTTTACCGGTACGGTTGAAGAAGTGGATTACGAAAAAGGTCGCTTAAAAGTGTCTGTATCTATCTTCGGACGTGCAACACCGGTTGAACTTGAGTTCGGCCAGGTAGAAAAACAATCGTAATTGTTTTTGTACAGAATCTAGCTGAAAGCAAGCGGTTTGTTTTTACGTAATTTTTGCAAAAAAATTTAAAAAAATGACCGCTTGTTTCATTCTGTACTGTATCTTTTATGGTACGTATGAATTTTTCAGCAATAAAATTTTATTATTCCAAATAGTTTTGCTTGAAAAATGATCGCAATTTATTTAGAATAATCAGTCTATACGAGTTGGCTTGCTAACTCGTTTTTTGTGTAACAGGGGAGCCGATTTTCGGCGTTATTACCCACTTAGAGGAAACTTAAAAATGGCAAAAAAAGTCCAAGCATACGTTAAGTTGCAAGTTGCAGCTGGTATGGCTAACCCTTCACCACCAGTTGGTCCTGCATTAGGTCAACAAGGTGTTAACATCATGGAATTCTGTAAAGCATTCAACGCTCGTACTGAGAGCTTAGAAAAAGGTTTACCAATCCCTGTTGTTATCACAGTTTACGCAGACCGTTCATTCACTTTCGTAACTAAAACTCCACCGGCAGCAGTATTACTTAAAAAAGCTGTAGGTATCAAATCTGGTTCAGGTAAACCGAACAAAGATAAAGTGGGTACAGTAACTCAAGAGCAATTACGTCAAATCGCTGAAACTAAAGCAGCTGATATGACTGGTGCTACTATCGAAACTAAAATGAAATCAATCGCTGGTACAGCTCGCTCAATGGGCTTAATCGTAGAGGAATAATACAATGGCTAAATTGACTAAAAAAATGAAAGCAATTAAAGCTGGCGTAGATTCTACTAAAGCTTACGAAATCAACGAAGCGATCGCAGTTTTAAAACAATTCGCAACAGCTAAATTCGTTGAAAGCGTAGACGTAGCGGTGAACTTAGGTATCGACCCTCGTAAATCAGACCAAAACGTACGTGGTGCAACAGTATTACCACACGGTACAGGTCGTACAGCTCGCGTAGCAGTATTCACACAAGGCGCGAACGCAGAAGCAGCTAAAGCAGCAGGTGCTGATTTAGTAGGTATGGAAGATTTAGCAGAGCAAATCAAGAAAGGCGAAATGAACTTTGATGTTGTTATCGCTTCTCCAGATGCAATGCGTGTTGTAGGTCAATTAGGTCAAGTATTAGGTCCACGCGGCTTAATGCCAAACCCGAAAGTTGGTACTGTAACTCCAAACGTTGCTGAAGCAGTTAAAAATGCTAAATCAGGTCAGATCCGTTACCGTAACGACAAAAATGGTATTATCCATACAACGATCGGTAAAGCAGACTTCGCACCTGAACAATTAAAAGATAACTTAGTTGCGTTATTAGCGGCGTTAAACAAAGCTAAACCAACAACAGCTAAAGGTATCTTCATCAAGAAAGTAAGCATCTCTACAACTATGGGTGCTGGTGTTGCTGTTGATCAAGCATCACTTTAATTTTTGATTAAAATAAAGACCGTATAGGGTAAAATCTATGCGGTCTTTTTTTCGTTTTAAGGAAAATAATGCTAAAATTTTGGATTGTAATCTTTACACTATTTTTGACCGCTTGTACGAGTCTGCCCTCAGTTAAAACATTACCGACTCAAACGAAAAATATTCGGCTATTTAAAGTAGAAAGTAGGGGGCAAGCAAATTTATTATCAGTACAGTTTGAAGCCAACCAATGGCGTTGGGTACAAACTGACCCGCTAGGTTCGCCTAAAGCGAGAGTAGTATTAGATAAAAATGGCTGGAAAAATGATGGATTTATCATGCCGAATCAGCAAGCTAAACAGCTTTTTACGGCGATTGCAGTTGCACTTAATCCTAATAATCCGCCCTTTGAGCTAAATAAAAACTGGCGGATTGAGCAAAATGGTATGCATTTTAATATTATGCTTCCTGATGGCTCGGAATGGAAAGTGGATGAACTATAATAACTAAATACGGATAGAAAGAAGGACATGATGAAATTATTCTTATCTCGCCCTGCAATGATAAGTGCCTTAGGAGATGACCTCAATACTCACTTAGATGTGTTGCTTAACAATAAACCATCACCTCTTGCAGCTACAGATATACCTTATTCTGCGCATGGTATTATTGGTCAAGAGAAAATGCTGGGCGAAGTAAAGGAGACACTACGTGAATTTCCTGTTGATTTACCTGCAGAACATCGCAGCCGCAATAATCAACTGTTATGGCATGTATTGGCACAAATCGAACCGCAAATTGAGCAAGTAATTACTCGCTTCGGTAAGCAACGTGTTGCGGTGGTTATGGGAACTTCAACCACCGGCGTAGATGAGAATATTCCAGTTTTCCAATATGCAGCGGAACATAACGATTGGTCCGGTAAACCATTCTGGCAGCAGCAACAATATTTTTCCGCTCCAGCAGACTTTGTTGCCTACCAATATGGTGTGCAAAGTGCGAGTTATGGCATCTCAACCGCTTGTACTTCAGGAGCAAGAGCATTGATTTCTGCGGCTCGCTTATTAAAAGCCAATCTTTGTGATGCGGTGATTTGTGGTGGCGTAGATACGTTATCTCCATTGACCATTAGCGGTTTTAGCTCATTGGAGGTCCTTTCGGATCAGCGCACCAATCCGCTTTCTGCTAATCGTAATGGCATTAATATCGGTGAAGCGGCTACGGCATTTATTATGACCAGAGAAGCCATTGATGAACATCGAATTGAGCTACTTGGCTATGGTGCAAGTAGTGATGCTTATCATATGTCTAGCCCACATCCTGAAGGTATTGGTGCGATTTCTGCTTTTGAAAATGCGTTAAAATCAGCCGCACTTTTAGCAAATCAAATAGGCTGGATTAACTTGCATGGCACGGGGACGGTACATAATGATCAAATGGAAACGCTTGCGGTTGCAAAAGTTTTTGGAAATCATACCGCTTGTACCACAACTAAGCCTTACACCGGACACACGCTTGGTGCAGCAGGTGCATTAGAAGCTGCCATTTTATGGGCGGTGATTAGCCGAACCTATAACCCGCAAGGTATTTTACCTCCACAACTTTGGGACGGTATGCGAGATGAAAGTTTGCCTGAAATTCTCATTACCGATGAACATAGCCGCTGGCTACCAGGCAGACGCCTTGGTGCGAGCAGTTCCTTCGCATTTGGCGGCAATAATGCAGTGCTGATTTTAGGAGAAAGTGAATAATGGACTTTACACTGCCGATTGAAAATGTTGCGCCATTAGTGCCACAAAGTGGTGAGATGGTACTCATCGATCGTGTTACCGACTTTGGTGAAGACTTCTTAACTGGCGAAGCAGAAATTCGCTCAAACCATATCTTACTCAAAGCGGGAAAACTGCAAACTTTTGCTGGCATTGAAATTATGGCACAGGGGATTGCCGCGTGGGCGGGAATTCAAGCGAGAAAACGCAACGAACCGGTAAGATTAGGTTACTTGTTAGGCACGAGAAAGCTTTATATTACGCAACCTGAGATTGCAGTTGGTAGTCAATTAATGATTGAAATTAAAATGTCTATTCAAGATGCAACGGGTTTTGGTGTCTTTGATTGTCGTCTTATCGACAAAGTAACTCATCAAACATTACTGTCAGGCGCATTAAATGTGTTCAGCCCAAAAGACGGCAAAATTCAGAAATAAAGTTGATACGATAAATTTAACATAGTGGTGGGTCCTGTGCCCGCTCGAATAGAAACAGAATTTTATGGGCGGGCACAGGACCCACCCCTACGGAAATAGAAATGTCAGATAAAACAGTCCTTATTACTGGTTCAAGCCGTGGCATTGGTAAAGCGATTGCATTGAAATTAGCACAGTCAGGTTTTGATATTGTGGTGCATTGTCGTTCACGTATTGAGGAAGCAGAAGCTGTGGCGGAGGCAGTGCAAAAGTGCGGTCAAAATGCACGAATTTTACAATTCGATGTGAGTAATCGTGAAGAATGCCGAGCAAAATTGGAAGCGGATGTTGAAGCAAACGGAGCTTACTACGGTGTGGTATTAAACGCAGGTTTAACCCGTGATAATGCGTTCCCAGCATTAAGTGATGATGATTGGGATAGCGTACTTCGCACCAATTTAGACGGTTTTTATAATGTCCTTCATCCTGTGATGATGCCAATGATCCGCCGTCGCAAAGCGGGACGAATTGTTTGTATTACTTCTGTGTCTGGTATTATCGGCAACCGTGGACAAGTAAACTACAGCGCCTCAAAGGCGGGTTTAATCGGTGCGGCAAAAGCGTTAGCTGTGGAATTAGCGAAACGCAAAATTACCGTAAACTGCGTGGCTCCAGGCTTAATTGACACAGAAATTTTGGATGAAAATCTACCGCTTGAACAAATTCTCAAAGCGATCCCAATGGAGCGAATGGGCAACCCAGAGGAAGTTGCGCACACTGTAGATTTCCTAATGGACGAAAAAGCGTCTTACATCACCCGCCAAGTGATTGGGGTGAATGGTGGATTGTGTTAGAAACGAAATAATGTGAATTGTAGGGATGGGTCCTGTGCCCGTCCGAAAAAATGGAAATATTATGCAAACAAAACGAGTAGTTATCACCGGCATTGGTGCAGTCACCGCTTTTGGGCGAACCTGGTCTGAAATCAAAGCGGCTTTTCAGCGCAAAGAAAATGCCGTGCAGAATATGGGGTGGCGGGATAAATATCCTGAATTGGAAGCTCAATTAGGTGCACCTGTGCCAAATTATGCACCACCAAGTCATTGGAATCGTAAGCAACTTCGCAGTATGGGGCGTGTTTCACAGTTATGTGTAGATGCTGCCGAACAGGCTTTAACAAATGCAGGTTTGCTAAAAGATGGAGAAATTTCACCGCTTGTTCTTAATGGCAACATGGGGGTTGCAAGTGGTTCTAGCACTGGTTCAACCGCAGATGTGCGAGATATGGCAGAGCTGTTGATGACTGGTAAGTCAGACACTTTCAACGCCAGCACCTATGTTCGAGCGATGCCTCACACCACAGCGGCAAATATCGGTATTTTCTTCGGGTTGCAAGGGCGAATTATTCCCACTTCAAGTGCTTGCTCGTCAGGTTCACAGGGCATTGGCTATGCTTATGAAGCAATTAAATACGGCATGATTCCAATGATGTTAGCAGGTGGTGGGGAAGAGTTTTGTCCGTCTGAAGTATATGTTTTCGACAGCCTTTATGCGGCAAGTCGTAACAACAATAATCCGAAAGGCACGCCACGTCCTTATGATAAAGAGCGTGATGGTTTAGTCATTGGCGAAGGGGCGGGTATTTTCGTATTAGAAGAACTAGAACACGCTCTAGCACGTGGTGCAAACATTATTGCAGAGGTAGTGGGTTACGGTGCAAATAGCGATGGTAGCCATGTGACTCAGCCACAAGCTAGTACGATGCAACGCTGTATGGAAATCGCCTTAAAAGACGCAGGTATTGAGCCTTCACAAATCGGCTATGTAAACGGACACGGCACAGCAACAGAAAAAGGCGACATTGCTGAAACCCAAGCTACCTCAGCCGTATTTGGCACCCGAGTAGCGATTAGCTCGCAAAAAAGTTACCTTGGGCATACGCTTGGTGCGTGTGGTGCATTAGAAAGTTGGTTCAGCATTGAAATGATGCGAGACGGTTGGTTTGCCCCAACGCTCAATCTGGAAAATGTGGACGAACGCTGTGGCGATTTAGATTATATTCGTGGCGATGGCAAAACCATTCAAACCGATTATGTGATGAACAACAACTTTGCTTTTGGTGGAGTGAATACTTCCCTTATTTTTAAACGTTGGACAGGGTGCTAATGACGAAAAAAATTCTTTTAGTCAGTTATTCGCAAACAGGGCAACTTACTCGCTTGGCGGAAAGTTTTGTAAAACCATTGCAAAATCAACCGTACTTTTCCGTTGAACATTGCCAACTTCAACCGCAAACCGCTTACGGCTTTCCGTGGCGGTTTCTGCCGTTTTTTAATACCTTTCCTGAAACGGTACATTTACAACCAGCCCCCATTCAGCCAGTACAATTTGCCAGTGAAAAGTACGACTTAGTCATCATCGCTTACACGGTCTGGTTTCTCTCGCCAAGCCAACCGATTACCGCTTTTTTACAATCGGATTCGGCGAAAAAAATTCTGCAAGACACCCCTGTGATCACGCTGATTGGTTGCCGTAATATGTGGCTACAAGCTCAAGATAAAATGAAAAGACTACTCGCTGATTGCGGGGCAAATTTGGTTGGTAACGTAGTGAAAGTCGATCAATCAAACGACTGGGCAAGTTTTATTACCACGCCACTTTGGATGCTGACGGGCAAGAAAAAAGTGGGGAATTTACCGAGTGCAGGGATTGCGGAAAGTGAAATCCAAGATGCTTCTCGCTTTGGTGAAAAACTTTTGCAAACTTTTAATGAAAATCGACCGCTTGATCAGACCATTTTCCAAGGAATGGGTGCAGTGAAAATTGATGAAAAATTGATGATGAGCGAAAAAGTGGGGGCAAGAAGTTTCCATATTTGGGGCAAATTGCTGATAAAGTGCAGTCAAATTTCCCCAAGTTTACGCAAGTTTATTTTATGTTTTTATATTGTGTTTCTAGTGGCAATGATTTTAACGGTTGTACCAATTTCAGCAGTGATAAAACGTTTACTTAAACCATTGTTACAAAAGAAATTGGATGAGCAGAAAAAATATTATGCGCAACCTTCTGGAGAATAATACGTAGGGGCAGGTCCTGTGCCTGCCCGAAAGATATTTGATAAAACGGACGGGCACAGAACCCGTCCCTACAATGAATTCGAATAAAATGCAAAACGTCTATATCAATAAAATTTCTGCTTTCTTACCTAATGCTCCCGTTTCAAACGATGAAATGGAGACTGTACTTGGTATGGTGGGGGAAACACCGTCTCGAGTGCGTAAAATGATCCTACGTTCTAATGGTATTCAGCAACGTTATTATGCGATTGCTCCGAAAACTCGCCAAGCGACACACACTAGCACTGAACTTGCGGTGCAAGCGGTCAAAAATTTAGGAATTTCTGCAAATGCGTTTACCAGTCTTGCGGTAGGTACGTCTTACCCAGACCAAATTTTACCGGGACAAGGCGTGATGGTACACGGCTTGCTTGAAAATGCGCCGCCGATGGAAGTGATGTCGATGTCGGGTGTATGTGCGGCTGGAATGGCGGCAATGAAACACGCTTTCAATGCGGTTCGCACTGGCGAGCATCAATGTGCGGTGGCGGTAGCGTCTGAATGTGCCTCTGCGATTATGCGTAGCGAAAATTTCAAGGCGGAAGCAGACAGCAAATTACTTGAAAATGCGAGACCAGAAATCGGTTTTGAAAAAGATTTCTTGCGTTGGATGTTATCGGACGGTGCAGGGGCGGTGGCACTTTCCAATCAACCGAATGAAAAAGGGTTAAGTTTTAAAATCGACTGGATCGAACTGGTTTCTTTCGCCAATGAAATGCCTGTGTGTATGTACGCAGGTGGCGATGTGCAAGATGGTAAATTTGTGAGCTGGAAATCGGTTTCGCAAGCGGAGCGTGACGCACAAAGTTTTATGGCAATTAAGCAAGATGTGAAATTGCTGAATGAAAATATCGTGCGTTGCACCGTAGAAAATGCACTTAAGCGATTGATTTCAAAATATAATTTGCAAGCGGAAAATATTGACTA contains these protein-coding regions:
- the nusG gene encoding transcription termination/antitermination protein NusG, which translates into the protein MSEVENTEVTKMRWYVLQAFSGFENRVAVTLREYIKLHQMEDQFGEVLVPTEEVVENVGGKRRRTERKFFPGYVLVQMEMNDDTWHLVKSVPRVMGFIGGTADKPAPISKREADRILNRVQETAEKPRHRNEYQPGENVRVTEGPFADFTGTVEEVDYEKGRLKVSVSIFGRATPVELEFGQVEKQS
- the fabG gene encoding 3-oxoacyl-ACP reductase FabG, producing MSDKTVLITGSSRGIGKAIALKLAQSGFDIVVHCRSRIEEAEAVAEAVQKCGQNARILQFDVSNREECRAKLEADVEANGAYYGVVLNAGLTRDNAFPALSDDDWDSVLRTNLDGFYNVLHPVMMPMIRRRKAGRIVCITSVSGIIGNRGQVNYSASKAGLIGAAKALAVELAKRKITVNCVAPGLIDTEILDENLPLEQILKAIPMERMGNPEEVAHTVDFLMDEKASYITRQVIGVNGGLC
- a CDS encoding beta-ketoacyl-ACP synthase; translated protein: MQTKRVVITGIGAVTAFGRTWSEIKAAFQRKENAVQNMGWRDKYPELEAQLGAPVPNYAPPSHWNRKQLRSMGRVSQLCVDAAEQALTNAGLLKDGEISPLVLNGNMGVASGSSTGSTADVRDMAELLMTGKSDTFNASTYVRAMPHTTAANIGIFFGLQGRIIPTSSACSSGSQGIGYAYEAIKYGMIPMMLAGGGEEFCPSEVYVFDSLYAASRNNNNPKGTPRPYDKERDGLVIGEGAGIFVLEELEHALARGANIIAEVVGYGANSDGSHVTQPQASTMQRCMEIALKDAGIEPSQIGYVNGHGTATEKGDIAETQATSAVFGTRVAISSQKSYLGHTLGACGALESWFSIEMMRDGWFAPTLNLENVDERCGDLDYIRGDGKTIQTDYVMNNNFAFGGVNTSLIFKRWTGC
- a CDS encoding beta-ketoacyl-ACP synthase, translated to MMKLFLSRPAMISALGDDLNTHLDVLLNNKPSPLAATDIPYSAHGIIGQEKMLGEVKETLREFPVDLPAEHRSRNNQLLWHVLAQIEPQIEQVITRFGKQRVAVVMGTSTTGVDENIPVFQYAAEHNDWSGKPFWQQQQYFSAPADFVAYQYGVQSASYGISTACTSGARALISAARLLKANLCDAVICGGVDTLSPLTISGFSSLEVLSDQRTNPLSANRNGINIGEAATAFIMTREAIDEHRIELLGYGASSDAYHMSSPHPEGIGAISAFENALKSAALLANQIGWINLHGTGTVHNDQMETLAVAKVFGNHTACTTTKPYTGHTLGAAGALEAAILWAVISRTYNPQGILPPQLWDGMRDESLPEILITDEHSRWLPGRRLGASSSFAFGGNNAVLILGESE
- a CDS encoding PTS sugar transporter subunit IIB, yielding MKIMAVCGHGIGSSFMMEMNIKKALAKIGVEAEVGHTDLASVTPADADVFVMAKDIASSSNIAEDKIIVVKNIISVNEFEEKLTAYFNRA
- a CDS encoding dehydratase; this translates as MMDFTLPIENVAPLVPQSGEMVLIDRVTDFGEDFLTGEAEIRSNHILLKAGKLQTFAGIEIMAQGIAAWAGIQARKRNEPVRLGYLLGTRKLYITQPEIAVGSQLMIEIKMSIQDATGFGVFDCRLIDKVTHQTLLSGALNVFSPKDGKIQK
- the rplK gene encoding 50S ribosomal protein L11 encodes the protein MAKKVQAYVKLQVAAGMANPSPPVGPALGQQGVNIMEFCKAFNARTESLEKGLPIPVVITVYADRSFTFVTKTPPAAVLLKKAVGIKSGSGKPNKDKVGTVTQEQLRQIAETKAADMTGATIETKMKSIAGTARSMGLIVEE
- a CDS encoding PTS ascorbate transporter subunit IIC, with product MDSILFFILDILKVPSVLVGLIALVGLVAQKKALPDIIKGTVKTILGFLVLSGGATVLLSSLTPLGGMFEHAFNVQGIIPNNEAIVSMAIEKYGTATALIMAFGMVANIIVARFTRLKFIFLTGHHTFYMACMIGVILTVAGFEGVQLVFVGALTLGLIMAFFPAIAHRYMRKVTGSNDVGFGHFGTLGYVLAGAIGQAVGKGSKSTEEMDLPKNLSFLRDSSISISLTMMVIYYVLAIASGSEYVSTLSGGQHYLVYATIQAITFAAGVYVILQGVRLILAEIVPAFTGFSEKLVPDAKPALDCPIVFPYAPNAVLIGFLASFAGGVISLAVLGQLNWVLILPGVVPHFFCGATAGVFGNATGGRRGAIIGAFAHGVLITFLPVFLLPVLGSLGFANTTFSDADFGGVGIVLGYMAQVFNKDMITAIIVGLFVLLVAYNYFAKKPVTDTE
- the secE gene encoding preprotein translocase subunit SecE, which codes for MATEIKKKTPEQIEEKGVKSKGVNGALWFVAIALLAVAAIGNAYFASHFSLVVRVLLLVVLVVGAIVLAAMTNQGQKAIGFITESRTELRKIIWPTRPEATQTTLIVLAMCVVVSLVLWGIDSIIVTLITFLTNLRF
- a CDS encoding beta-ketoacyl-ACP synthase III, which gives rise to MNSNKMQNVYINKISAFLPNAPVSNDEMETVLGMVGETPSRVRKMILRSNGIQQRYYAIAPKTRQATHTSTELAVQAVKNLGISANAFTSLAVGTSYPDQILPGQGVMVHGLLENAPPMEVMSMSGVCAAGMAAMKHAFNAVRTGEHQCAVAVASECASAIMRSENFKAEADSKLLENARPEIGFEKDFLRWMLSDGAGAVALSNQPNEKGLSFKIDWIELVSFANEMPVCMYAGGDVQDGKFVSWKSVSQAERDAQSFMAIKQDVKLLNENIVRCTVENALKRLISKYNLQAENIDYFLPHYSSGFFRDRLLDGLRNINFEIPQEKWFTNLTYCGNTGSASIYIILEEFSRTFPLKSGQKVLCYVPESGRFSSCFMLLEVITK
- the rplA gene encoding 50S ribosomal protein L1, which codes for MAKLTKKMKAIKAGVDSTKAYEINEAIAVLKQFATAKFVESVDVAVNLGIDPRKSDQNVRGATVLPHGTGRTARVAVFTQGANAEAAKAAGADLVGMEDLAEQIKKGEMNFDVVIASPDAMRVVGQLGQVLGPRGLMPNPKVGTVTPNVAEAVKNAKSGQIRYRNDKNGIIHTTIGKADFAPEQLKDNLVALLAALNKAKPTTAKGIFIKKVSISTTMGAGVAVDQASL